From a region of the Poecile atricapillus isolate bPoeAtr1 chromosome 16, bPoeAtr1.hap1, whole genome shotgun sequence genome:
- the SLC7A4 gene encoding cationic amino acid transporter 4 has translation MARWLPRSTDLTRFCQKLNRVKTLEDDMMETSFNRCLSTVDLTLLGIGGMVGSGLYVLTGTVAKEIAGPAVIISFIIAGFASLLAALCYAEFGARVPKTGSAYMFTYVSVGEIWAFLIGWNVLLEYMIGGAAVARAWSGYLDSIFNHKIKNFTETHVGAWQVPFLARYPDFLAAAILLVATAFISFGAKVSSWLNHVFSVISMGVILFILIMGFVLAQPKNWSTQEGGFAPYGLSGIMAGTATCFYAFVGFDVIAASSEEARNPQRAVPRAIAFSLGLATGAYILVSVVLTLMVPWHTLDPDSALADAFYRRGYAWAGFLVAAGSICAMNTVLLSNLFSLPRIVYAMAEDGLFFQVFSRVHPRTQVPVVGIVVFGLLMALLALVFDLEALVQFLSIGTLLAYTFVAASIIVLRFQQQKGDVPAPAASGRPNPEPHEDPSRGELKEYESFSDKLQLVDRDKSNEQREPGQLKAAFEPYLEFLSDFYPGEVVMVAVVTLMVSAICLCSILVFGNTHLHLPTWSYSLLLVLFSLGFLLSLLLIWAHEQQHSTQTFQIPLVPLSPALSIILNIYLMLKLSYMTWLRFAIWLLLGLLVYFGYGIWHSKENLREPQPQRVSARYVVFPGGSLEERVQAVQPSSQPATGLPDTDTDDCKR, from the exons ATGGCGAGATGGCTGCCCCGCTCCACCGACCTGACCCGCTTCTGCCAGAAGCTCAACCGGGTAAAGACCCTGGAGGATGACATGATGGAGACATCCTTTAACAGATGCCTTTCCACCGTCGACTTGACGCTGCTGGGCATTGGGGGCATGGTGGGCTCCGGGCTTTATGTCCTCACAGGCACTGTGGCCAAGGAGATTGCCGGCCCTGCCGTCATCATCTCCTTCATCATTGCCGGCTTTGCCTCACTCCTGGCTGCTCTCTGCTACGCCGAGTTTGGAGCCCGTGTGCCCAAGACAGGCTCTGCGTACATGTTCACCTACGTGTCCGTGGGTGAAATCTGGGCTTTCCTCATTGGCTGGAATGTGCTGCTGGAGTACATGATCGGAGGGGCTGCGGTGGCCAGGGCCTGGAGTGGCTATCTGGACTCCATCTTTAACCACAAGATCAAAAACTTCACCGAGACCCATGTGGGTGCCTGGCAGGTGCCATTCCTGGCCCGCTATCCAGACTTCCTGGCAGCTGCCATCCTGCTGGTAGCCACAGCCTTCATCTCCTTTGGGGCCAAAGTGTCCTCCTGGCTCAACCATGTCTTCTCAGTCATCAGCATGGGTGTCATCCTCTTTATCCTCATTATGGGCTTTGTCCTCGCACAGCCCAAGAACTGGAGCACCCAGGAGGGTGGCTTTGCCCCATACGGGCTGTCGGGCATCatggctggcacagccaccTGCTTCTACGCCTTTGTGGGCTTTGATGTCATCGCAGCCTCCAGCGAAGAGGCCAGGAACCCACAGAGGGCTGTTCCCAGGGCCATCGCTTTCTCCTTGGGGCTGGCCACTGGTGCCTACATCCTGGTGTCAGTTGTGCTGACGCTGATGGTGCCCTGGCACACGCTGGACCCTGACTCTGCCCTGGCCGATGCATTCTACAGGAGGGGCTATGCCTGGGCAGGGTTTCTGGTGGCTGCTGGCTCCATCTGTG CAATGAACACAGTTCTGTTGAGCAACCTCTTCTCCCTGCCACGCATCGTCTATGCCATGGCCGAAGATGGGCTCTTCTTTCAGGTCTTCTCCCGAGTGCACCCCCGCACACAGGTGCCCGTCGTCGGCATCGTGGTCTTCGGGCTGCTTATGGCCCTCCTGGCCCTCGTCTTTGACCTAGAGGCCCTGGTGCAGTTCCTGTCCATTGGCACACTTCTGGCCTACACCTTCGTGGCCGCCAGCATCATTGTCCTGcgcttccagcagcagaaggggGATGTCCCTGCACCAGCAGCTAGTGGCCGGCCCAACCCCGAGCCCCACGAGGACCCGTCCAGGGGCGAGCTGAAGGAGTATGAGTCCTTCTCCGACAAGCTGCAGCTGGTGGACAGGGACAAGAGCAACGAGCAGCGGGAGCCAGGGCAGCTGAAGGCAGCATTTGAGCCCTACCTGGAATTCCTCAGTGACTTCTACCCTGGTGAGGTGGTCATGGTGGCTGTGGTGACCCTGATGGTGTCTGCCATCTGCCTCTGCTCCATTTTAGTGTTTGGCAACACCCACCTCCACCTGCCCACCTGGAGCTACTCCCTGCTGCTGGTCCTCTTCAGTTTGGGCTTCctgctcagcctcctcctcaTCTGGGCACacgagcagcagcacagcacccagACCTTCCAG ATCCCCTTGGtacccctgtccccagcactaAGCATCATCCTCAACATCTACCTGATGCTGAAGCTCAGCTACATGACGTGGCTTCGCTTCGCCATCTGGCTCCTCTTAG GCCTGCTCGTCTACTTCGGCTATGGCATCTGGCACAGCAAGGAGAACCTGCGGGAGCCGCAGCCCCAGCGTGTCAGCGCCCGCTACGTGGTGTTTCCAGgtggcagcctggaggagagggtGCAGGCAGTCCAGCCTAGCTCCCAGCCCGCCACCGGGCTGCCAGACACCGACACCGATGACTGCAAGAGATGA
- the DGCR6 gene encoding protein DGCR6, translating into MARPGGLEAAEQQQQQQVLSRQQERHYRLLAELQALVKALPSACQQRLSYTTLSELALALLDGTVFEIVQGLLEIQHLTEKNLYSQRRQLHSEHRGLKQELFHRHKEAQQCCRPHNLPLLRAAQQREMEAMEQQIREEQRMMDEKIVLELDQKVIDQQNTLEKAGVSGFYITTNPQELTLQMNLLELIRKLQQKEAEAEKTLS; encoded by the exons ATGGCGCGGCCCGGCGGGTTGGAGGCAgccgagcagcagcagcagcagcaggtgctgtCCCGGCAGCAGGAGCGGCACTATCGGCTGCTGGCCGAGTTGCAGGCCCTTGTCAAGGCGCTGCCCAG TGCCTGCCAGCAGCGCCTCTCGTACACGACGTTGTCCGAGCTGGCGCTGGCGCTACTGGACGGGACCGTGTTCGAGATCGTGCAAGGGCTGCTGGAGATCCAGCACCTCACCGAGAAGAACCTGTACAGCCAGCGGCGGCAGCTCCACAGCGAGCACCGCG ggctgaaGCAGGAGCTGTTCCACCGGCACAAGGAGGCCCAGCAGTGCTGTAGGCCCCACAACCTGCCACTGCTTCGTGCAGCCCAGCAGCGTGAGATGGAG GCTATGGAGCAACAGATCCGAGAGGAACAGCGAATGATGGATGAGAAGATAGTCTTGGAATTGGACCAAAAAGTAATTGACCAGCAGAACACCCTGGAGAAGGCTGGGGTGTCTGGCTTCTACATCACTACCAACCCCCAG GAGCTGACTCTACAGATGAATTTGTTGGAGCTGATTCggaagctgcagcagaaggaagCTGAGGCTGAGAAGACTTTATCCTGA